In a genomic window of Candidatus Poribacteria bacterium:
- a CDS encoding 4Fe-4S binding protein codes for MAYVICEPCIDVKDSACADVCPVDCIYPHADESPDEYEAVNQLYIHPEECIDCNVCTPECPVEAIFMEEDVPEEWEHFIDINAAYFQ; via the coding sequence ATGGCTTATGTAATTTGTGAGCCCTGTATCGACGTAAAAGACAGCGCGTGTGCTGACGTATGTCCCGTGGATTGCATTTATCCACATGCGGACGAGTCACCCGACGAGTATGAAGCAGTGAATCAACTTTATATTCATCCCGAAGAATGCATTGATTGCAATGTGTGTACGCCCGAATGTCCTGTCGAGGCGATTTTCATGGAAGAAGACGTGCCGGAAGAATGGGAGCATTTCATAGATATAAACGCAGCGTATTTTCAGTAG
- a CDS encoding RNA polymerase sigma factor codes for MAIQKQDVMAMDKSRDEELVHQSLDDENEGAFEILYHRYEMSLLNFFYRRVGSWETAQDLMQETFIRVHAHLGTLRDRKKFSSWMFSIAKQLIATHIRENRRSIETAPIDEIFETYTIEPEHRSPIESIIAEEQLEIVRVLAQRLPESERRAFELRLNNMTLGEIAKTLNISPSATKVRLHRAKQKLVAWMKAEYPGEFDHIFRDKG; via the coding sequence GTGGCGATTCAAAAACAGGATGTGATGGCAATGGATAAATCGCGCGATGAAGAGTTAGTACATCAAAGTTTAGATGATGAGAATGAGGGTGCCTTTGAAATCCTCTATCACCGTTACGAAATGTCGCTTCTCAATTTTTTCTATAGGCGCGTTGGCAGTTGGGAAACCGCGCAGGACTTGATGCAAGAGACGTTTATTAGAGTGCATGCTCACCTCGGCACCCTTCGGGATCGCAAAAAATTTTCGAGTTGGATGTTTAGCATAGCAAAGCAACTCATCGCAACGCACATCAGAGAAAACCGAAGAAGTATTGAGACAGCTCCGATTGATGAAATCTTTGAAACCTACACGATAGAACCTGAGCATCGTTCTCCCATAGAATCAATAATCGCTGAAGAGCAGCTGGAAATCGTCCGTGTTTTGGCGCAGCGGCTGCCCGAATCAGAACGGCGCGCGTTTGAGCTCAGACTCAACAACATGACGCTCGGAGAAATTGCGAAAACATTGAATATTAGTCCATCAGCAACCAAGGTGCGGCTGCATCGAGCAAAACAGAAGTTGGTCGCTTGGATGAAAGCGGAATATCCCGGCGAATTTGATCATATATTTCGCGATAAAGGTTAA